The DNA sequence GGAAACCACTTCATCCATACAGCAAGGCGTTGATCAGCGCCGTTCCGGTTCCTTCTCCGAAGCGGGAAAGAGAACGGTCGCGCATTATTCTCAAAGGGGACCTTCCCAGCCCTATGAACCCACCAACAGGCTGCAGCTTTCACTCGCGCTGTCCAATCGCTGTGAAACGATGCGCCGTCGAAGAACCACCGCTCGTCAAATATGGCCTAAATCACACCGCAGCTTGCTGGAGAATTTAGGTGGGGGCCGATTCTGGTAGGGATCAGGACCGTATCTCAAGAAACCACTGGGCGCATCCGCCTAGAATACGCAGATTCCCGATTATTCATTTGAAGTAGCATTCACCGTGCCACCGATCCCCACGACAACCCGTTACGGCTTCGGCTTGCATCGGATCATTGGGAACGGAGAAACCCCTGACTTTACCAGACTTAACAACACACCCCCTCACAGCCCAAGCCCATCGCTCCTGTCCCTGTGCCGGAACCTGTCCAGTTCGATCTCCGCCTCCCGTGTGCGCTGGTCCCTGATCTCATTTGCGCGGGCGTTGGCCGGTCCGGCGATATCGTCGAAGGTGCAGCCAAACCGTTCGGCGGCCTTCTCCACCTCCCCTACGAGCTGCCGCTGACGCTGCTTGGCGACATCCGGATTCGCGATCTCGCGGCTGTCCTGCCAGGCGACTACGACCTGCTCGATGAACTGGCCGCGCGCGGCCTCCAGCGCCGCCACCCGCTCTGCTTCGCGGGCTTGCGCCCGTTCCTCTTCCAACGCTCGTTGCCGCGCGGCCTCGCGATCTTGGTATGCCCGGGTGAAGCTGGCGGCGAAGTCCCTGGCCCCTGCCCCGGAAAACAGCGCCCGCGCCGCCTCGGTGGCCGCGCTCAGCCGGCCGGCCTCCGCCTCGCGGGCCTGCGCGTAGGCTTCCCGCGCCCGGCCCATGCGCTCCAGCAGGTCGGCCATGAGGCTGCGCTGCTGGCGCACCCCGTGCACCTGCCCCCCGCGCTCGGTGACGGGTTCGTACGCCACCCCGTCCCGTTCGGCCTCCCGCATCGCCTTGCGCTCCATGGCGCTGGCCGCCGGCCCCAGCTTGATCTCCGGATCGCGGTCCAGCGCCATGGCCGCGAGCTCGTCACCACGCGACAGCGCCGCCTCGCGCTGGTCTTCCAGCGAGCGGTGATCCACCCGCGCTTCCATCTCCGCCCGCTCAAGGGCCGCGTTCTGCATCTGCGCCCAAAGCCCGCGCATCTCCGCGATCTCGGCCCCGCCGGTTCTGGCCGCGTCGAGAATGCGCGTCTTGTCGGTCAGCCCCTCCGACCCCAGAACACGGGTGGTGGTCAGGACATGGGCATGATGGTTGCGCTGGTCACCGTCGCGATGCGGCGCGTGGATCGCCACGTCGGCGGCGATGCCGTAGCGGCTGACCAGCTCCTGGGCGAAGCCGCGCGCCAGCTCCGCACGCCCTTCGGCTGACAGCTCCGCCGGCAGGGCCAGCTCCCATTCCCGCGCCGTGACCGAATTCCTGCGGGTCTCGCGCGCCTCCGCCGCGTTCCACAGGCCGGCACGGTCCTGCGCCCAGCCCGGCGCATCCGCCGGCGCCAGGATGAAACTCTCCTCGATGCCCTGCTTGCGGGTATAGTCATGCACCCGGCCCTCCCGCGCACAGGACAACCGCTCTCCCGCCCGATACGCCGCCGCCGCAGTCGCGGTCCGCCCGGCGCTGCGCTTCACGGTCTTGACGCTGAGATGGTAGCTCGCCACGTGCGCCTACCCTCTCACCGGCGACCGGTTTTTGGCCCGTGACAAAAACCGGGACGTCAGCGCAGAATGGAGATGAGGCTGGTCTGTACGGAAAAGCGGCGGAACCGGCCTCATCCTCCTTCCTGTTGGGCGCAAGCCGGGGGCTCCGGAACATCGTGTTCCGGAGCCGTCGCCCACGCGCGCGACCGTCTTTTCCCCGGAGACCCGCGCCCCGCAACGCTGGGGCCGAAGGGGAAAAGACAGCCCGTCCGAGGCCATCCGCATGATGGTTGAGGCACGGGCCTGCCGATGCGGTCCACCAATCTCCCCAGCCTTGTGGGGGGCGGGAGATTGGCGGCACGCATCGGCGGTTTGCCTCGGGCAAACCCGGCAAGGAAGGACAGGCCCGCGACTGTCTTTCCGCGCAGCCCGCAAGCGCGGCACACCCGGCAATCCAGCCCCGGCCACGGGGCTTGAGGGCCGTTCAGGGTGCCGCGATGCGGGACGCGGTCCATCTGCGTAAGATGGCCCTGGAGAGTTTGAGAGGCCGGGAGGGCCTTTCATTCCGGCGCGTGGCGCGCCGGACGGAGTTCGCCATCGGCTGAGGCTGTGCCTCAAGGAGATCGCACGCAAATCTCGGAGCGAACGAAGTGACTGCAGAGTTTGCATAAGTGCGCCATTCAATCCTTTCGGCTTTCATGGTAAGCCCGCCTCATCGTAGCGTCCCGCCCTCTCCGAAGGAACCCCTCTTCATGGCCGAAACCGCCCTCGAAAAACTTGAACGCCAGTACGAACAGGCCAGGGCAAGACTGCAGGCCGCCCGCGCCAGGAAGGCCGCGAAGGAGCGCAAGCTCGATGCCAGGCGCAAGATCATCCTCGGCGGCGCCCTGATCGAAAGGGCCGGCCGGGATCCCGAGGCCGCACGGCTGATGAGGGCGCTGGTGACCGGCCTCTCCCGGGCGCAGGACCGCAAGGCGTTCGAGAACTGGACGCCCCCTGCCCCTGCCCCGGATCCGGGTGCCGCCGAAACAACCGGGGCGCCGGACAGCGAGGCAGATGTTCCGATTGCCAGGGACAAGGGCGGACCGGCGGAGAAACCGTCATGAGCCGGGAGACGGATTCCGAACCGGAAACCTGGGACAGCCTGCGCGATGTCTTTCACCGGGAGATTGCCGGCAATGGCGGCGACAGCGCCGCGGCCTTCATCGCGATCCTGGATGAGCTGGATGCCCGGATGGGGGTGGCCGATGATCGGATCGAACGCAATATCGAGATCGTCGATGCACTGATCGGCTGGCTGAAGCTCACCCAGGAGCAGTTGAAGGGCCTCCCGAACCAGGTACGCCGGAGTACGGCAGAGGGTGTAGCGCAGCTGGGAGCCACCACGGAGCGCGCGGCGACCGATGGCGCCCGCAACGGTGCCCGGGCCTCGGAACAGGGGCTGGAAGCGCTCAGGGCGGCTGTGAGCGCCGCGGAAGCCTCTCGGCGCAAACTGGCCCGCGTGGCCCTGATCGGGCTTCCTGTGGCTTTTGCAGGCGCGCTGCTGGCTGGTGTCTTGTTCGCCAGCTTTGCCATCCCCACCCTGCCCCGGAGCTGGCAATGGCCCTGCACGCTGATCGGATCTGAATTCCGAACCAGCGTGGACCCCGATAGCCCAACCACCTTCTGTGTCATCGTCAGGAAATGAGAAAGACGGCCAGGCGGGGGCGAGACAGCTGCTCACTCGTTTTTCTCAGCAAGAACACGCTGGAATACGCAGGCGGTGGGCGGTCTGGTCGGGCCGTGCTGCAGGACCGCTCGGTGTTAAATATGTGTTAGAATCTGTGTTACACAGCTCCAAAATCACATTTAACACAATTGAATCAGGTTTTTAGTCAGTCCGCTGGTAACTAAAAACACGAATCTTGGTAACTGAAATCCTGCTCCTGGTAACTAAAAACACGAATCTTGACACCGGTAACTAAAAACACGAATGTCGCTGCATGGTAACTGAAAACACGAATCTTGCACCGCTCTTACCGGACCGTCATCCGCAGCATGATCTCTTCATCTGCGATGTGGCCGACGCGGTCTTGAAGGACGTGATGCAGCACATGGAACATCCGTTCTACTCGCTGTCAAAAAAACCAGAGACCTCTGTGAAGCGCTACAAGAACGGCGAGCATTGGCTGGAGATTACGCCGAGCGTGAAGGGGCTCGCGACGATCTATGATAAGGATATCCTGATCTTCTGCATCAGCCAGCTGATGGCGGCTCTGAAGCGCGGCGAGCAGGTCTCTCCTCGCGTCCGAATCAATTCTCGTGAGCTCCTGATCTTCACGAACCGGGGCACGAGCGGCCGCGAATACCTTTCGCTGCTGGACGCGCTTGATCGTCTGGAAGGTACGAGAATCCGCACCAACATCGTCACCGGCGATGAGGAACAGATCGACGGGTTCGGCCTGATCGACGCTTCCTCGATCCGCCGAAAGCATGGAATGGACGGTCGCTTGCTCTGGTGCGAGGTCAAGCTCTCCGACTGGGTTTTCAACGCTATCCGGAACGAAGAAGTTCTGACGCTTCACCGCGACTACTTTCGCCTGCGCAAACCGGTTGAGCGACGGGTTTACGAACTGGCGCGAAAGCATTGCGGACAGCAGAAGACCTGGAAGATCACCTTGGCCAAACTCCTGCTCAAGAGCGGGTCGCAGAGCCCGGAGAAGCGGTTCCGGCAGATGATCAAGGAACTGGCGAAGCACGACCACCTGCCCGACTACGAAGTCGATTTCGACGAAGCGGCGGACATGGTCATCTTCACCAATCGCGGTTCGATGGCCCCTGCCCCGCTCGTGGAAGGCCGCGTTCCGCCGCTGAAGTCCGAGACATACGAGTATGCGCGTGAGGTCGCGCCGGGCTGGGATATCTACCACCTCGAACGCGAATGGCGGGACTGGATCATCGAGCCGCCACGGGATACCGATCGCGCCTTCATCGGTTTCTGCCGCAAATGGTTCGAGAAGCGCGGCAGGCCGTGAGATAGAAAACCGGTACAGGAAACAAATCCGGTGTGCGGTTTTAATCCGGTGTTGGAAAAGTAACCGGTGCAAGATATAAATCCGGTAACAACAAAAGTGGCAGGATCGAGCAATGCCCGTCATCGTCATGGCCAGTCCCAAGGGTGGGGTAGGGAAATCTACATGCGCCGTTCTTCTCGCCTCCGAGTTCGCTCGTATGGGAGCAGAGGTCACGGTTCTGGATTGCGACCCGAACAAATCCCTGACCAGGTGGGCGTCTCACGGCACACCGGAAGGCGTTACGCTCAAGGGTGATATCGGCCGATCGGAGATCGTCCCAACCATCCGCTCTGCCGATGGCGACGGAAGGATCGTCATCGTGGATTTGGAAGGGGTGGCATCGCAGCTCGTCAGCCGCGCAATCTCGCAGGCCGACCTGGTGATCGTTCCGATGCAGCCGACGGCACTCGACGCAGAAATCGGCTCCGAGGCGTTGGCGCTGGTGCGGGAGGAAGAAGAAGCGCTCGGCCGTTCGATCCGTCACGCGGTTGTCCTGACTAAGACCAGCGCAGCAGTGAAAAGCCGGGTCCAGAAAGAGCTGGAGCAGCAACTGAGCGGGGCACGGATCGACGTGATCGAGCCCTCCTTGGTCGCCCGTGCGGCGTTCTCCGAACTTTTCGCCTACGGCGGTGATCTGACCGCGATGATGAACGACCCCGACATGATGACGGGCGGTAAGGTCGATAAGGCCCTGCAGAACGCCCAGAGCTTCACGGAGGCTGTCTATGAACGGCTCAAATAGACTGGCGGGCCTGAAGGCGCGCCCGAAGGATACGACTGTCGAAGAGGTCCGGCGCGTAGATGAGGTTGGAGAGGCGAGGGGGTTTCTTGATCGGACCCCGCGCAAGAAGCCGGGTCGCAAACCGAGTCCGCGGACCTACCAATTGCATCCGAAGGTGTTTCCGAGGGTAGGGGAGGCCATTGCCTCCGAGGCTGAGCGGTTGGGCATTACCCAAGGCCAGCTTATCGAGCGAATGTGGGATTTCTACAAGACAGATTGAAACGACCAAACCAATTATCCATATCGACGGAAGAGCGCTTGCAAAAAACGCTAGCGTTCGTTATGTAACCTGATGAACAGCAAGCACCGCAAAACGTTGGCCGCTGTCTTCACAGACCCGGTGTCAGGAACAATCGAATGGTCGGCGGTCGAGCGTCTTCTCGTTGCCGCTGGCGCTCAAGTCATCGAAGGGCGCGGCTCGCGGGTGCGGTTCGAGAAGGATGGCGAGGTCGAGACGTTTCACCGTCCGCACCCTGCCAAGGAGGCCAAGCGCTATCAGGTGCGCGCCGCCCGCGCGTTTCTGGAACGGATCGGAGTAACGCCATGACCAACTCCATGACCTACAAGGGATACTCGGCTCGCATCGAATATGATGACGAGGATGGAATTTTCACAGGGCGCATCGCTGGCATCCGCGATGGCATTGGATTCCACGCGGACACGGTTGAAGGTTTGCGGGACGCATTTCACGAAGCGGTTGAAGACTATATCGAGACCTGCACAAAGGTCGGAAAGGAACCGCAGAAAGCCTTTTCCGGTCAGGTCATGTTTCGTGTCGATCCGGAGGTCCATCGCAAGGCGGCGCTCGCAGCCGAACTGTCAGGCAAAAGCCTGAACCAATGGGCCGAAGAGGTCTTGGATCGGGCAACAAGGTAAGATCCTGCAGAGCAAAACCGGTGTGGCGCAGCAATTGTTACGCTCGCTGCCAAACGGAAACAGGCCTGAAAAGGGGACACGATGCAAACCTTCGGCGCCGAACTGCTCCAATCCCTGGCGGAAGCCGTGGCCCATGCGAAAGGGCAGGGGCCTGCGACGATCCACCACCCGATCGATCCCCAACAGGTTCGCAAGAAAACCGCCCTGTCCCAGGAGCAGGTGGCACTGTTGATGGGCATGAGCCTGTCGGACTACCGTGAATGGGAACAGGATCCGCACAATATCAGCGGACCGGCGGCGATACTCCTGCGCGTGATCGAGAAGGATCCGGACGCCGTGCGGCGCGCCTTGGAGTGACCCGCAGGCCGGGCGGCGTTTTCCTTACCACAACCCGTCGAACCGGCTGGCGGCGGTACGCGTGTAATGCGCTGTGTGCCGGGGATCGCGGTGTCCGAGGTAATCCTGGATCAGCCGCAGGTCGTAGCCGCGATTGGCCAGCGCAAAGCCGCAGGAATGCCGCAGCATGTGCGGATGAACAGGACCGATCCCCGCACGTTTCGCGGCCGCGCCGATGATGTAGTTCACCGCCTGCCGGGTCAGTGGCTGCCGGCGTTCGGAAACGAACAGCCAGGGCAGGGCGTCATCGCGCGCGGCCAGCCAGCGACGCAGGGCGCGCAGCTCGTCCCCCGCGACCGGATGCTCGACGCTCAGCCCGTTCTTCAGCCGCGCGACCCAGAGCCGGGCCTGCGCGAGGTCGGCGTCGGCGCGGCGCAGGGCGATGGCCTCGGAGACGCGCAGCCCGTGCCGGAACATCATCAGGATCAGCAGATGGTCGCGGATTCCGTGCCGGCCCTTGCGGGCAGCGGCGAGCAGCCGGTCGATCTGCACCGGGCCGAGATAGTCGCGGCCGCGCTCATGGGCATCGGCCGCGTGGTCGTCGTCACTCTTGACAATTTGCCGCCTGAGCATGCCCGTCCTCCGTTCCGCGAAGCCCTGGAAACAAGCTACCTCGCGGAGCAGAGCGGCAACAACTCTTTACACGAGGCACATTTTGTAAAAGGTTTGGAACGTACCGTTTGCTGCGCCGGCAACCTAATGGGATGAACTGGGTAACGTCCCCCAGAGGGAGTTTAATTTCATCTGCGATGCTAATAATTTGAGTAGCGATCGAGTTATATGTCAACGCCTGGCCCATCCGATATTGCCCGTTGACGAGCGCTCTTCAAAGGTGGCGTTCCATTGGGAAATTGCTGACGACCCACAAAATTTGAGCCGGGGCTCCGCCGATGTTGCGAAATGCGTGAGGCAAGCGTCCATCGAAGGTAAAACTGTCTCCCTCCGTGAGACTGGCCTCTACGCCGTCGACACTCATCGAAATTGTCCCCTCCAGCACCAGACCGCCTTTTTCGGCAGGAGAGGTCAGGGGCGTTGGTCCTGAAGAACCATTCGGTGGCAGGTGGAGCAGCATCAATTCGAGCCTCTGCGCGGCGCCATCGGAAAGCAACTCCTTGGTTAGATAATCCAGTTCGCAGAACGGTCGCTTGCCCTTGCGTCGTACGAAAATCGGGTCCGGAACGCCTTCCGCCACGTCGTTCTCGCCTGGAAACAGAGAGCCTGCGGACGTGCCAAGGGCGACTTGGATCTTTGTCAACAGCTTAAGCGACGGGTTTGCCAGATCCCGTTCGACCTGACTAAGCATCCCCGCGGAAACGCCGGCGAGGCGTGACAGAGTCTGAATTGACAATTTTTTCTTTTGTCTCAGATGCTTAATTCGAGATCCAACACTAGCACTGGGATCTCCCGCATGTGGCACACTATCCTTATCCTCGGCATCATCATTTCTTGCCATTGTTTTTCCTCAGCTTCCTCAGGTCGATCTAAAGTGACCCAGAACGGCCTGACGTCTAAGCATCGACCGGCGGTCAAGAGCTTCATTATACTGAACTACCTTCCCACACAGTAATCCCAAAGCAAAGGAATTCCTTGACGTGACGCATCCCTCCGCCTTATGTTCAATATATCGAATGCTGTACGCGTTCAATGAACGATATATGAACTTCACAACGTGTTGCGGCACCTGTCGTCTCTCACGTTCAAAGGCTAGTCGAGGCTGGAGCCCGTGACACAATACATCTTTCGCCGCTTCGCCCAGTCCCTCATCGTCCTTCTCGGCGCATTGCTGATCTCCTTCGTCATTCTACGCATCGTGCCGGGAGATCCGGCGATGATGATGTTGTCCGACCTTGCGACGCCCGAAGAAATCGAACGCATGAGGTCGTCTCTGGGAGTCGACAAATCGATCTGGACCCAACTTGCCATTTTCGCGAAGCAGATCGCGACAGGCGACTTCGGTATGTCTTATCGCAACCAGGTTCCGGCGTTGGGACTCGTTCTGTCCTACCTGCCGGCAACATTTGAACTCGCAGGCGCTGCCCTTGTTTTGACCGTGACTATCTCGGTTCCACTGGGAGCCTATGCTGCAGTCCGCAAAGGCAGTTGGGTCGACAATATGCTCAGTGGTTTTGCCCTGGTTGGACAGTCGGTTCCTGTCTTCTGGCTTGGTATCATGCTCATCCTTGTGTTTTCGGTGCACTTTCGCTGGCTGCCCACCTCAGGTCGCGGCGATTTGAGCCATCTCGTTTTGCCAGCAATAACTCTAGCTGCCGCACAGGTCGCTTTGGTATCGCGCATCATGCGTTCGAGCATGTTGGAAGTGATGCGCCAGGATTACATCCGGACTGCCCGCGCCAAGGGACTTTCCGAATGGTCCGTTATTTTCGGGCACGCGCTGCGCAATGCATTTGCGCCCGTCGTGACCGTCTTGGGACTCCAGATCGGCACGTTGCTTGGCGGCGCTATCATTACTGAAACCGTCTTTGCATGGCCCGGCGCCGGCAACTTGTTGGTCAATTCCATCGGTGCGCGCGACTACCCGGTGGTGCAGGCGATGGTTGTCATCTCAGCACTGGTCTTTGTGATAACAAACCTGATCGTAGACATCATCTATGTCCTTCTCGATCCACGAGTAAGCTACGGTTGAGAGCAGGCGCATGACGTTCCTCAAGATCCTACACGCAAGACCGATGTTTGCTTTTGCTACCGTCGTCCTGACCGCATTGATTGTGACCGCATTGCTAGCTCCATGGCTGACGCAAGGCAGCGTCGAGGCGCAAAGTCTGTCTGCCCGCCTGAAACCGCCCGGATGGGTGGACGCCAGCGGCCACATGTATCTGGCAGGGACCGATCATTTAGGACGCGACGTATTGGCTCGTCTGATCTACGGATCCCGCCTCTCGCTCGCCGTCGGCACCTTGGCCGTCGCTTTCGGTGGGGCAGTCGGCCTCGTTCTCGGTTTGATCTCGGGTTACTACGGCGGGAAAGTAGACGCAGTCATCATGCGTTTCACCGATATGCAACTCGCGTTTCCCTTCATGCTGCTGGCTCTGGCCCTCGTGACGATTCTCGGTCCCAGTGTGATAAACGTGATCCTCGTTCTCGCCATAACGAGCTGGATTGTTTACGCTAAAGTCGTGCGTGGCGATGTATTACAGCTGCGAAACCGTGAATTCATCGAAGCCGCACGCGTTCTGGGAATTCCCGATAGGCGAATTATTTTCCGTCACATCCTGCCCAATATCTTCTCGTCCTTCCTCGTCGTTGCATCGTTTCAGGTCGCAGCGCTAATTATTGCGGAATCCTCGCTGAGTTTCCTGGGCCTCGGCGTACCGAGCAACATCCCCACATGGGGCAC is a window from the Pukyongiella litopenaei genome containing:
- a CDS encoding oligopeptide/dipeptide ABC transporter ATP-binding protein encodes the protein MISAVPVPSPKRERERSRIILKGDLPSPMNPPTGCSFHSRCPIAVKRCAVEEPPLVKYGLNHTAACWRI
- the mobQ gene encoding MobQ family relaxase; the encoded protein is MASYHLSVKTVKRSAGRTATAAAAYRAGERLSCAREGRVHDYTRKQGIEESFILAPADAPGWAQDRAGLWNAAEARETRRNSVTAREWELALPAELSAEGRAELARGFAQELVSRYGIAADVAIHAPHRDGDQRNHHAHVLTTTRVLGSEGLTDKTRILDAARTGGAEIAEMRGLWAQMQNAALERAEMEARVDHRSLEDQREAALSRGDELAAMALDRDPEIKLGPAASAMERKAMREAERDGVAYEPVTERGGQVHGVRQQRSLMADLLERMGRAREAYAQAREAEAGRLSAATEAARALFSGAGARDFAASFTRAYQDREAARQRALEEERAQAREAERVAALEAARGQFIEQVVVAWQDSREIANPDVAKQRQRQLVGEVEKAAERFGCTFDDIAGPANARANEIRDQRTREAEIELDRFRHRDRSDGLGL
- a CDS encoding mobilization protein, with the translated sequence MAETALEKLERQYEQARARLQAARARKAAKERKLDARRKIILGGALIERAGRDPEAARLMRALVTGLSRAQDRKAFENWTPPAPAPDPGAAETTGAPDSEADVPIARDKGGPAEKPS
- a CDS encoding replication initiator protein A; this encodes MVTENTNLAPLLPDRHPQHDLFICDVADAVLKDVMQHMEHPFYSLSKKPETSVKRYKNGEHWLEITPSVKGLATIYDKDILIFCISQLMAALKRGEQVSPRVRINSRELLIFTNRGTSGREYLSLLDALDRLEGTRIRTNIVTGDEEQIDGFGLIDASSIRRKHGMDGRLLWCEVKLSDWVFNAIRNEEVLTLHRDYFRLRKPVERRVYELARKHCGQQKTWKITLAKLLLKSGSQSPEKRFRQMIKELAKHDHLPDYEVDFDEAADMVIFTNRGSMAPAPLVEGRVPPLKSETYEYAREVAPGWDIYHLEREWRDWIIEPPRDTDRAFIGFCRKWFEKRGRP
- a CDS encoding ParA family protein, which translates into the protein MPVIVMASPKGGVGKSTCAVLLASEFARMGAEVTVLDCDPNKSLTRWASHGTPEGVTLKGDIGRSEIVPTIRSADGDGRIVIVDLEGVASQLVSRAISQADLVIVPMQPTALDAEIGSEALALVREEEEALGRSIRHAVVLTKTSAAVKSRVQKELEQQLSGARIDVIEPSLVARAAFSELFAYGGDLTAMMNDPDMMTGGKVDKALQNAQSFTEAVYERLK
- a CDS encoding type II toxin-antitoxin system HicA family toxin, with translation MNSKHRKTLAAVFTDPVSGTIEWSAVERLLVAAGAQVIEGRGSRVRFEKDGEVETFHRPHPAKEAKRYQVRAARAFLERIGVTP
- a CDS encoding type II toxin-antitoxin system HicB family antitoxin, which translates into the protein MTNSMTYKGYSARIEYDDEDGIFTGRIAGIRDGIGFHADTVEGLRDAFHEAVEDYIETCTKVGKEPQKAFSGQVMFRVDPEVHRKAALAAELSGKSLNQWAEEVLDRATR
- a CDS encoding helix-turn-helix domain-containing protein, producing MQTFGAELLQSLAEAVAHAKGQGPATIHHPIDPQQVRKKTALSQEQVALLMGMSLSDYREWEQDPHNISGPAAILLRVIEKDPDAVRRALE
- a CDS encoding tyrosine-type recombinase/integrase, which gives rise to MLRRQIVKSDDDHAADAHERGRDYLGPVQIDRLLAAARKGRHGIRDHLLILMMFRHGLRVSEAIALRRADADLAQARLWVARLKNGLSVEHPVAGDELRALRRWLAARDDALPWLFVSERRQPLTRQAVNYIIGAAAKRAGIGPVHPHMLRHSCGFALANRGYDLRLIQDYLGHRDPRHTAHYTRTAASRFDGLW
- a CDS encoding helix-turn-helix domain-containing protein, producing the protein MARNDDAEDKDSVPHAGDPSASVGSRIKHLRQKKKLSIQTLSRLAGVSAGMLSQVERDLANPSLKLLTKIQVALGTSAGSLFPGENDVAEGVPDPIFVRRKGKRPFCELDYLTKELLSDGAAQRLELMLLHLPPNGSSGPTPLTSPAEKGGLVLEGTISMSVDGVEASLTEGDSFTFDGRLPHAFRNIGGAPAQILWVVSNFPMERHL
- a CDS encoding ABC transporter permease, with the protein product MTQYIFRRFAQSLIVLLGALLISFVILRIVPGDPAMMMLSDLATPEEIERMRSSLGVDKSIWTQLAIFAKQIATGDFGMSYRNQVPALGLVLSYLPATFELAGAALVLTVTISVPLGAYAAVRKGSWVDNMLSGFALVGQSVPVFWLGIMLILVFSVHFRWLPTSGRGDLSHLVLPAITLAAAQVALVSRIMRSSMLEVMRQDYIRTARAKGLSEWSVIFGHALRNAFAPVVTVLGLQIGTLLGGAIITETVFAWPGAGNLLVNSIGARDYPVVQAMVVISALVFVITNLIVDIIYVLLDPRVSYG
- a CDS encoding ABC transporter permease, with the protein product MTFLKILHARPMFAFATVVLTALIVTALLAPWLTQGSVEAQSLSARLKPPGWVDASGHMYLAGTDHLGRDVLARLIYGSRLSLAVGTLAVAFGGAVGLVLGLISGYYGGKVDAVIMRFTDMQLAFPFMLLALALVTILGPSVINVILVLAITSWIVYAKVVRGDVLQLRNREFIEAARVLGIPDRRIIFRHILPNIFSSFLVVASFQVAALIIAESSLSFLGLGVPSNIPTWGTMLADGREYVRDAWWLSVFPGVAIMLAALSFNLLGDGLRDLLDPTMRASSPTRKRRIRFFSPRNGPPATPDPHTAVKEIGPLGNESNSLEIKNVDQSRKC